The following proteins are co-located in the Bradyrhizobium sp. AZCC 2176 genome:
- a CDS encoding thermonuclease family protein, producing MASISLVGHVKHCTERQGVGRIKWLPGLALALIATVAAASDLTGRASIIDGDTLDLDGVRIRLSGIDAPESNQLCRDADSGPYRCSQQAANALYDVIAKRPVACIEVDRDQYKRVVAVCSVDGVDLADWLVRNGLALDWPRYSKGGYAAAQDEARRNERGVGAGSYVEPWRFRSCVRSGRRPTACSDEAQ from the coding sequence ATGGCTTCAATTTCTTTAGTGGGACATGTGAAGCATTGTACTGAACGCCAAGGCGTCGGCCGGATAAAATGGCTGCCCGGCCTCGCGCTGGCATTGATCGCGACCGTTGCGGCAGCGTCCGATTTGACCGGCCGCGCCAGCATCATCGACGGCGACACGCTGGACCTGGACGGTGTTCGCATTCGGCTGTCTGGCATCGACGCCCCGGAAAGCAATCAGCTTTGCCGCGATGCTGACAGCGGCCCGTACCGTTGCAGCCAGCAAGCTGCAAATGCGCTCTATGACGTCATAGCCAAGCGCCCCGTCGCGTGCATTGAAGTTGATCGTGACCAGTACAAGCGCGTTGTCGCAGTCTGTTCGGTAGATGGGGTTGATCTTGCGGACTGGCTTGTTCGCAATGGTCTAGCGCTCGATTGGCCGCGATATAGCAAGGGTGGCTATGCTGCCGCGCAAGATGAAGCAAGGCGCAATGAACGCGGGGTGGGGGCTGGCAGCTATGTCGAGCCGTGGCGGTTTCGCTCATGCGTGCGATCCGGCAGACGGCCAACGGCGTGCTCAGATGAGGCGCAGTGA
- a CDS encoding ROK family protein: MADTVTTTGIARHGATRLPSVEVDSFNVELKDEEGFLGDRASKGAFRKILDGLRKPLKKNGDDPLGKKSAGEIPKGELDEVLVGADVGAAALVHGAIEEFAQELAYVTRRFLKTKAWADTERIVVGGGFRQSRVGEIAIARTDIILKADDFDVDLVPIRFDPDDAGLLGTLHLAPSWIFEGHDSILAVDIGGTNIRCGVVETRWKKAPDLSKADVWKSELWRHADDEPTREGAVKRLVKMLKDLITATEAEGLKLAPFIGIACPGVINEDGSIEKGAQNLPGNWESSKFNLPASLVEAIPQIGDHDTAVLMHNDGVVQGLSEVPFMQDVERWGVLTIGTGLGNARFTNRRKDNGKDEKKARKGRD, translated from the coding sequence ATGGCAGACACCGTAACGACCACGGGCATCGCCCGCCACGGCGCCACCCGCCTGCCGTCGGTCGAGGTCGACAGTTTCAACGTCGAACTGAAGGACGAGGAAGGCTTTCTCGGCGACCGCGCCAGCAAGGGGGCCTTCCGCAAGATCCTCGACGGCTTACGCAAGCCGCTGAAGAAAAACGGCGACGATCCACTGGGCAAAAAGTCGGCCGGCGAGATTCCAAAGGGTGAACTCGACGAGGTGCTGGTCGGCGCCGATGTCGGCGCCGCAGCGCTGGTGCACGGGGCAATCGAGGAATTTGCCCAGGAGCTGGCCTATGTGACGCGGCGGTTCCTCAAGACCAAGGCGTGGGCCGATACCGAGCGCATCGTGGTCGGTGGCGGTTTTCGGCAGAGCCGGGTCGGAGAGATCGCCATCGCCCGCACCGATATCATCCTCAAGGCCGATGACTTCGACGTCGATCTGGTGCCGATCCGGTTTGATCCCGACGACGCCGGCCTGCTCGGCACGCTGCACCTGGCGCCGTCATGGATTTTCGAGGGCCATGACAGCATCCTTGCGGTGGATATCGGCGGCACCAACATCCGCTGCGGCGTGGTGGAGACCCGCTGGAAGAAGGCGCCTGATCTTTCCAAGGCTGACGTCTGGAAGTCCGAGCTGTGGCGGCACGCCGACGATGAGCCGACGCGCGAAGGCGCGGTCAAGCGGCTGGTCAAGATGCTAAAGGATCTGATCACTGCCACCGAGGCCGAGGGCCTGAAGCTCGCGCCCTTCATCGGCATCGCCTGTCCCGGAGTGATCAACGAGGATGGCTCGATCGAAAAGGGCGCGCAGAACCTGCCGGGCAATTGGGAGAGCAGCAAGTTCAACCTGCCGGCAAGCCTGGTCGAGGCGATCCCGCAGATCGGCGATCACGACACCGCTGTACTGATGCACAATGACGGCGTGGTGCAGGGCCTCTCCGAAGTTCCCTTCATGCAGGACGTCGAGCGCTGGGGCGTATTGACCATCGGCACCGGCCTTGGCAATGCCCGCTTCACCAACCGGCGCAAGGACAACGGCAAGGACGAGAAAAAGGCCAGGAAGGGGCGGGATTAG
- the rplU gene encoding 50S ribosomal protein L21, whose product MFAVIKTGGRQYRVVPDDVLEIGKIAGEVGTIVQLGEVLVVGGDTPVLGTPTVAGASVAAEVLDHKRGPKVIAFKKRRRKNSRRKRGYRDEITVLRVTEILTDNAKPSIGPRPKREKVVAPAAEDDEAPKAAKKKAPAKKAAAKPAAKKAPAK is encoded by the coding sequence ATGTTCGCAGTCATCAAAACCGGCGGCCGGCAATACCGCGTCGTTCCGGATGATGTGCTCGAGATAGGCAAGATCGCCGGCGAAGTCGGCACGATCGTGCAGCTTGGTGAAGTTCTGGTGGTCGGCGGTGACACGCCGGTGCTGGGCACGCCGACGGTGGCAGGTGCTTCCGTTGCAGCCGAAGTGCTGGACCACAAGCGCGGCCCGAAGGTGATCGCGTTCAAGAAGCGTCGCCGCAAGAATTCGCGCCGCAAGCGCGGCTATCGCGACGAGATCACGGTGCTTCGCGTCACCGAGATCCTGACCGACAACGCCAAGCCTTCGATCGGCCCGCGGCCGAAGCGGGAAAAGGTGGTGGCGCCCGCCGCCGAGGACGACGAGGCGCCGAAGGCCGCCAAGAAGAAGGCGCCCGCGAAAAAGGCTGCGGCAAAACCCGCCGCAAAGAAAGCCCCGGCCAAGTAG
- the rpmA gene encoding 50S ribosomal protein L27: MAHKKAGGSSRNGRDSAGKRLGIKAYGGEHVIPGNIIARQRGTTWHPGLNVGMGTDHTLFAKVEGHVEFRAKANGRTFVSVVPMTEAAE, translated from the coding sequence ATGGCTCACAAAAAAGCAGGCGGTTCATCGCGAAACGGTCGCGATTCAGCGGGCAAGCGCCTGGGCATCAAGGCCTATGGCGGCGAGCACGTGATTCCCGGCAACATTATCGCGCGTCAGCGCGGCACCACCTGGCATCCCGGCCTTAATGTCGGCATGGGCACCGACCATACTCTCTTTGCCAAGGTCGAAGGTCATGTCGAGTTCCGTGCAAAAGCCAATGGTCGCACTTTCGTATCGGTAGTCCCGATGACGGAGGCGGCCGAATAG